A part of Amycolatopsis camponoti genomic DNA contains:
- a CDS encoding PLP-dependent aminotransferase family protein: MTHADTALPVSLDRDDATPLAVQLADALREAAASGHLRGGDRLPSTRALAGRLGVSRTVTSAAYEQLHAEGWIAGRHGSGTYVTTPPSFSASEVPAPAVPAPESEAPSLLDLGPGTPWADGLDRAAWRRAWRAAADPDPLVRAHRAGLPEYRAAVSEHLLRHRGLAAGSVLATGGTTAAVVELAAAVLERGDVVAVEEPGYQRAVQAFRRAGMRVVGVPVDDEGLRPDAIPAGARAVYCSPAHQYPMGSRLSAARRVALVERARSSAMLVIEDDYDGELRFDVAPLPMLASLAPDVVAHLGTTSKILTPTLGAGWMVAPEAITSAVLAYRDSTGTRPSPAGQRVLYEFARNGDLGRHLRKLRREMAERRTLLAGALAGAGIPVRGDDAGAHLVVPFSSASVEASVISAAERRGIRLDGLARHFAGEPSAHGVAIGYAGCGREALVAALPTLVSLLR; encoded by the coding sequence GTGACCCACGCCGACACCGCGCTCCCGGTCAGCCTCGACCGGGACGACGCGACGCCGCTGGCCGTCCAGCTCGCCGACGCGCTGCGAGAAGCGGCCGCTTCGGGCCACCTCCGGGGCGGCGACCGGCTCCCGTCGACGCGGGCACTGGCCGGACGCCTCGGCGTCAGCCGGACGGTGACGTCGGCGGCGTACGAGCAGCTGCACGCCGAGGGGTGGATCGCGGGGCGGCACGGGTCCGGCACGTACGTGACGACGCCGCCCTCGTTTTCGGCGTCGGAGGTGCCGGCGCCGGCTGTCCCGGCGCCTGAGTCCGAAGCGCCGTCGCTGCTCGACCTCGGGCCGGGGACGCCGTGGGCGGACGGCCTGGACCGCGCGGCCTGGCGCCGCGCGTGGCGGGCGGCGGCCGACCCGGATCCGCTGGTCCGCGCGCACCGCGCCGGGCTGCCGGAGTACCGCGCGGCCGTGTCGGAGCACCTGCTGCGGCACCGCGGGCTGGCGGCGGGCTCGGTGCTGGCGACCGGCGGGACGACGGCGGCGGTCGTCGAGCTGGCCGCGGCGGTGCTCGAACGCGGGGACGTCGTCGCCGTCGAGGAGCCCGGCTACCAGCGCGCGGTGCAGGCGTTCCGGCGGGCGGGCATGCGGGTGGTGGGCGTGCCGGTGGACGACGAGGGCCTGCGCCCGGACGCGATCCCGGCGGGGGCGAGGGCGGTGTACTGCTCGCCGGCGCACCAGTACCCGATGGGCAGCCGGCTGAGCGCGGCGAGGCGGGTCGCGCTGGTGGAGCGGGCGCGATCGTCCGCGATGTTGGTGATCGAGGACGACTACGACGGCGAGCTGCGCTTCGACGTGGCGCCGCTGCCGATGCTGGCGTCGTTGGCACCGGACGTGGTGGCGCACTTGGGGACGACGTCGAAGATCCTGACGCCGACGCTGGGGGCGGGGTGGATGGTGGCGCCGGAGGCGATCACGTCGGCGGTGCTGGCGTATCGGGATTCGACGGGGACGCGGCCGTCGCCGGCGGGGCAGCGGGTGCTGTACGAGTTCGCGCGGAACGGGGATCTGGGGCGTCACTTGCGGAAGCTGCGCCGGGAGATGGCCGAGCGGCGGACGTTGCTGGCGGGAGCGTTGGCCGGGGCGGGGATCCCGGTGCGGGGCGATGACGCGGGGGCGCATCTGGTGGTGCCGTTTTCGTCGGCTTCGGTGGAGGCTTCGGTGATCTCCGCGGCGGAGCGGCGGGGGATCCGGCTGGACGGGTTGGCGCGGCACTTCGCGGGGGAGCCTTCGGCGCACGGGGTGGCGATCGGGTACGCGGGTTGTGGGCGGGAGGCTTTGGTGGCGGCGTTGCCGACGTTGGTTTCGCTGCTGCGGTGA
- a CDS encoding D-alanine--D-alanine ligase family protein yields the protein MSEKIRVAVVFGGRSSEHTISCLSAGSVLGNLDPGRFEAVPVGITRAGRWVLGTGDSAQLAIRGRELPSVDDGKGLVLAGDPSSQGLVAVEAGRESELLSQVDVVFPVLHGAFGEDGTIQGLLELAGIPYVGPGVLASAAAMDKETAKKLLAAEGLPVGTFAALKRSESTLDEHGKAKLGLPVFVKPSRAGSSVGISRVTSWDDLDAAIELARATDPKVLVEAAVVGREVECGVLEFPDGRVEASLPAEIRVLSEDENAWYDFETKYLGDDAELDIPAKLDDALTEKLRAMAVKAFRALDCQGLARVDFFVGADGELTINEVNTMPGFTTKSAYPKMWEVTGVDYTTLLTTLIDTAIARGTGLR from the coding sequence ATGAGCGAGAAGATCCGGGTGGCGGTCGTGTTCGGCGGGCGCAGCAGTGAGCACACCATCTCCTGCCTCTCCGCCGGCAGCGTCCTGGGGAACCTCGACCCCGGACGGTTCGAAGCCGTTCCCGTCGGGATCACCCGTGCGGGCCGGTGGGTGCTCGGCACCGGGGACTCCGCGCAGCTCGCCATCCGGGGCCGCGAACTGCCGTCCGTCGATGACGGCAAGGGCCTCGTCCTCGCCGGCGATCCCTCCAGCCAGGGGCTCGTCGCCGTCGAAGCCGGGCGGGAAAGCGAACTCCTCTCCCAGGTGGACGTCGTCTTCCCGGTGCTGCACGGCGCCTTCGGCGAAGACGGCACCATCCAGGGCCTGCTCGAACTCGCCGGCATCCCGTACGTCGGCCCCGGCGTGCTCGCCAGTGCCGCCGCCATGGACAAGGAAACCGCCAAGAAACTCCTGGCCGCCGAAGGGCTTCCGGTCGGTACCTTCGCCGCCCTCAAGCGCAGCGAGTCCACTTTGGACGAACACGGCAAGGCCAAGCTCGGCCTGCCCGTCTTCGTCAAGCCCTCGCGCGCCGGTTCCTCAGTCGGCATCAGCCGCGTGACGTCGTGGGACGACCTCGACGCCGCCATCGAACTCGCCCGCGCCACCGATCCGAAGGTCCTCGTCGAAGCCGCGGTCGTCGGCCGTGAGGTCGAGTGCGGTGTCCTCGAGTTCCCCGACGGCCGCGTCGAAGCGTCGCTGCCCGCCGAGATCCGGGTGCTGTCCGAGGACGAAAACGCTTGGTACGACTTCGAAACCAAGTACCTCGGCGACGACGCCGAGCTGGACATCCCGGCCAAGCTCGACGACGCGCTCACCGAGAAGCTGCGCGCCATGGCCGTCAAGGCGTTCCGGGCGCTCGACTGCCAGGGCCTCGCCCGCGTCGACTTCTTCGTCGGTGCCGACGGCGAGCTGACCATCAACGAGGTCAACACCATGCCCGGCTTCACGACGAAGTCCGCCTACCCGAAGATGTGGGAGGTCACCGGCGTCGACTACACGACCCTGCTGACCACGCTCATCGACACGGCCATCGCGCGGGGCACGGGCCTGCGCTGA
- a CDS encoding DUF3515 domain-containing protein — MPDSDTGAPPRVVLVTAAALAVALAVAVAVFALTLRSSESADSGPLPLVPVPAPFAGSPGCTTLLGAVPTELTSNGTSLKVRALADPAPPATVAWGSDDPLVLRCGLSRPPELTPTAALRLVNKVQWLQVPGDGASTWYVVDREVYAALTVPDSAGTGPLQQISDTVAAKLPARPLRFS, encoded by the coding sequence GTGCCCGATTCCGACACCGGTGCCCCGCCCAGGGTGGTGCTCGTCACCGCGGCCGCGCTCGCCGTGGCCCTGGCGGTCGCCGTCGCCGTCTTCGCCCTGACTCTGCGTTCCTCGGAGTCCGCGGACTCCGGCCCGTTGCCGCTCGTCCCGGTGCCCGCGCCGTTCGCGGGGTCGCCGGGCTGCACGACGCTGCTGGGAGCGGTGCCGACGGAGCTGACGTCGAACGGGACTTCTCTCAAAGTGCGCGCGCTGGCGGACCCGGCCCCGCCGGCCACGGTGGCCTGGGGCTCCGACGACCCGCTCGTGCTCCGGTGCGGGCTGAGCCGGCCCCCGGAGCTGACGCCGACGGCGGCGCTGCGGCTGGTGAACAAGGTCCAATGGCTGCAGGTGCCGGGCGACGGCGCGTCGACGTGGTACGTCGTGGACCGCGAGGTCTACGCGGCGTTGACGGTGCCGGACAGCGCCGGGACCGGGCCGTTGCAGCAGATCTCGGACACCGTGGCGGCGAAGCTGCCCGCTCGGCCGCTGCGGTTCTCCTGA
- a CDS encoding Lrp/AsnC ligand binding domain-containing protein — translation MVHAYILIQTEVGKAAAVAAEISSIAGVTSSEDVTGPYDVIVRAAADSVDQLGQLVVAKVQNVEGITRTLTCPVVHL, via the coding sequence GTGGTCCACGCATACATCCTCATTCAGACCGAGGTCGGCAAGGCGGCCGCGGTGGCAGCCGAGATCTCCAGCATCGCCGGCGTCACCAGTTCGGAGGATGTCACCGGGCCGTACGACGTGATCGTCCGCGCGGCCGCCGACAGCGTCGACCAGCTGGGTCAGCTCGTGGTCGCCAAGGTGCAGAACGTGGAAGGCATCACGCGGACGCTGACCTGCCCGGTCGTGCATCTCTGA
- a CDS encoding thiamine-phosphate kinase, producing MSPNDGTVAETGEFALIRAVTEGRRQPPGTLLGPGDDAAVVAAPDGRVVASTDVLVQGVHFRLDWSPPEYVGRKAVAVNLADIAAMGATPTTVLVGLACPPDTPRDVVTALADGMWAEAERAGIGVSGGDMVRADQLVISVTALGDLGDREPVTRSGARPGDVLAVNGKLGWAAAGLAVLGRGFRSPVGVVNAQRCPEPPYDAGPRAALAGATAMIDVSDGLLADLAHIGEASGVGIDVRTADLDVPGRLTEVGAALGADPLDWVLTGGEDHALVATFPPFTELPEGWRTIGVVTMADSGITVDGKPFSREAGWTHWR from the coding sequence GTGTCACCGAACGACGGAACGGTCGCCGAGACCGGGGAGTTCGCGCTCATCCGCGCCGTCACCGAAGGACGGCGCCAGCCCCCGGGCACGCTGCTCGGCCCGGGCGACGACGCCGCCGTCGTCGCGGCCCCCGACGGCCGCGTGGTCGCCAGCACCGACGTGCTCGTCCAGGGCGTCCACTTTCGGCTCGACTGGTCGCCGCCCGAGTACGTCGGGCGCAAGGCCGTCGCGGTCAACCTGGCCGACATCGCCGCCATGGGCGCCACCCCGACCACCGTCCTGGTCGGCCTCGCCTGCCCGCCCGACACCCCGCGCGACGTCGTCACCGCGCTGGCCGACGGCATGTGGGCCGAGGCCGAACGCGCCGGCATCGGCGTCTCCGGCGGCGACATGGTCCGCGCCGACCAGCTCGTGATCAGCGTCACCGCGCTCGGCGACCTGGGCGACCGCGAGCCCGTGACGCGCTCGGGCGCCCGGCCCGGCGACGTCCTCGCCGTCAACGGGAAGCTCGGCTGGGCGGCGGCCGGCCTGGCCGTGCTCGGCCGAGGGTTCCGCTCGCCGGTCGGCGTCGTCAACGCCCAGCGCTGCCCGGAACCGCCGTACGACGCGGGTCCGCGCGCTGCCCTCGCGGGAGCCACGGCGATGATCGACGTCTCCGACGGGCTCCTGGCCGACCTCGCCCACATCGGCGAGGCGTCCGGCGTCGGGATCGACGTCCGCACGGCCGACCTCGACGTCCCCGGGCGGCTCACCGAAGTCGGCGCCGCACTGGGCGCCGACCCGCTGGACTGGGTCCTGACCGGTGGTGAGGATCACGCCCTCGTCGCGACCTTCCCGCCGTTCACCGAACTCCCCGAGGGCTGGCGCACGATCGGCGTCGTCACCATGGCGGACTCGGGGATCACGGTGGACGGGAAACCGTTTTCGCGAGAAGCCGGATGGACGCACTGGCGCTGA
- a CDS encoding GNAT family N-acetyltransferase, giving the protein MRIVPVPFDHPDAAKLMAAVQQVYVERYGDEDATPMTPADFDPPQGVFLVGYQGDEAVACGAWRAHDGPAPDFRDGDAEFKRMYVADSARGRGFARMILSELERTAALCGRKRAILETGTKQPEAIALYTSSGYAEIPKFGVYKDEESSRCYGKDLTSV; this is encoded by the coding sequence GTGAGAATCGTTCCGGTCCCCTTCGACCATCCCGACGCGGCCAAGCTCATGGCCGCGGTGCAGCAGGTCTACGTCGAGCGCTACGGCGACGAAGACGCCACCCCGATGACCCCGGCGGACTTCGACCCGCCGCAGGGCGTTTTCCTCGTCGGTTACCAGGGCGACGAAGCGGTCGCCTGCGGGGCGTGGCGCGCCCATGACGGCCCCGCGCCGGACTTCCGGGACGGCGACGCCGAGTTCAAGCGGATGTACGTCGCCGATTCCGCCCGCGGCCGCGGGTTCGCGCGGATGATCCTGTCCGAGCTGGAGCGCACGGCGGCGCTGTGCGGCCGCAAGCGCGCGATCCTGGAAACCGGGACCAAGCAGCCCGAGGCCATCGCGCTGTACACGTCGTCGGGCTACGCCGAGATCCCGAAGTTCGGCGTGTACAAGGACGAGGAGTCGAGCCGCTGCTACGGCAAGGACCTCACTTCGGTGTGA
- a CDS encoding glycoside hydrolase family 27 protein: MRLDHGITANRNASTGSTGLVLLLIVLTWLLSLPGASPALANGLAGTPPMGWNSWNQVRCYDLTEDVVKKAADALADTGLRDAGYKYVVVDDCWQAPTRAADGSLQADPTRFPHGIADLADYVHSRGLLFGIYAVPGSRTCAMANDAYPASGIGSLGHERQDAETFDRWSVDYLKYDWCNADTVDGLDRRAAFEKMRDELAALPRPIVYAISEYGVSSPWTWARPVANLWRTTNDLVPTWDSVLATIDQQAAVAPHSGSPGGWNDPDMLQVGNGTLTADEARAHFSVWAVLNAPLFAGTDPAKLSDADLATLANPEAIAVDQDFAGGQGRQLAAGPGYQVWGKPLTGGGFAVVLLNTGTTTATVSAAIPGAWTVRDLWAHRDLGSDVSMSLRPHAAALLKLTPK, encoded by the coding sequence GTGCGATTGGATCACGGCATCACCGCGAACCGGAACGCCAGTACCGGGAGCACGGGCCTCGTGCTCCTGCTCATCGTGCTGACCTGGCTGCTGAGCCTGCCCGGCGCGTCACCGGCCCTGGCGAACGGCCTCGCCGGGACCCCGCCGATGGGCTGGAACAGCTGGAACCAGGTCCGCTGCTACGACCTGACCGAAGACGTCGTCAAGAAGGCGGCCGACGCACTCGCCGACACCGGCCTGCGGGACGCGGGTTACAAGTACGTCGTCGTCGACGACTGCTGGCAGGCACCCACACGCGCGGCCGACGGCTCGCTGCAGGCCGATCCGACGCGGTTCCCCCACGGCATCGCCGACCTCGCCGACTACGTGCACTCCCGCGGCTTGCTGTTCGGCATCTACGCCGTGCCGGGCAGCCGGACCTGCGCGATGGCGAACGACGCCTACCCCGCGTCCGGCATCGGCTCGCTCGGCCACGAGCGCCAGGACGCGGAGACGTTCGACCGGTGGAGCGTCGACTACCTCAAGTACGACTGGTGCAACGCCGACACCGTCGACGGCCTCGACCGCAGGGCGGCGTTCGAGAAGATGCGCGACGAGCTCGCCGCACTGCCCCGCCCGATCGTCTACGCGATCTCCGAATACGGCGTCTCCAGCCCGTGGACCTGGGCTCGGCCGGTGGCGAACCTGTGGCGGACCACCAACGACCTGGTCCCGACCTGGGACTCCGTCCTCGCGACGATCGACCAGCAGGCCGCCGTCGCGCCCCACAGCGGCTCGCCCGGCGGCTGGAACGACCCGGACATGCTGCAGGTGGGCAACGGCACGCTGACCGCGGACGAGGCCCGCGCCCACTTCAGCGTCTGGGCCGTGCTGAACGCGCCGCTGTTCGCCGGCACCGACCCGGCGAAGCTCTCCGACGCCGACCTCGCGACGCTCGCCAACCCCGAAGCGATCGCCGTCGACCAGGACTTCGCGGGCGGCCAGGGCCGTCAGCTCGCCGCCGGCCCCGGCTACCAGGTGTGGGGGAAACCGCTGACCGGCGGCGGGTTCGCGGTGGTGCTGCTCAACACCGGCACCACCACCGCGACCGTCTCCGCGGCGATCCCGGGCGCCTGGACCGTCCGGGATCTCTGGGCACATCGAGACCTCGGTTCCGACGTCTCGATGTCCCTGCGACCACACGCGGCGGCCCTGCTGAAGCTCACACCGAAGTGA
- a CDS encoding gamma carbonic anhydrase family protein, whose protein sequence is MPIYALGSLEPTIHPDAYVHPDATVIGDVRIRAHASVWPQTVLRGDHGHIEIGARSNVQDGCVLHCTKQNPTILGPSSAIGHAVHVEGATIGTGCLIASGSVVLNGSVIEDGGMVGAGAVLSYGSHVKTGEIALGVPAKTRENKSFSAENIALVVDSYVQRGRRFRTELRRLDPLG, encoded by the coding sequence ATGCCCATCTATGCACTCGGATCGCTCGAGCCCACGATCCACCCCGACGCCTACGTCCACCCGGACGCGACGGTGATCGGCGACGTCCGGATCCGCGCGCACGCGTCGGTGTGGCCCCAGACGGTGCTGCGCGGCGACCACGGCCACATCGAGATCGGCGCGCGCTCGAACGTCCAGGACGGCTGCGTCCTGCACTGCACCAAGCAGAACCCGACGATCCTCGGGCCGTCGTCGGCGATCGGGCACGCCGTGCACGTCGAGGGCGCGACGATCGGCACCGGCTGCCTGATCGCGTCCGGGTCGGTGGTGCTCAACGGGTCGGTGATCGAGGACGGCGGCATGGTCGGCGCGGGCGCGGTGCTCTCGTACGGCTCGCACGTGAAGACCGGTGAGATCGCCCTCGGCGTCCCCGCGAAGACGCGGGAGAACAAGTCGTTCAGCGCGGAGAACATCGCTCTCGTCGTCGATTCCTACGTCCAGCGGGGCCGCCGTTTCCGGACCGAGCTGAGGCGGCTCGACCCGCTCGGGTGA
- a CDS encoding uracil-DNA glycosylase, with product MTARPLQDIVEAGWAEALEPVAPQVSAMGEFLRAEIAAGRTYLPAGEHVLRAFKQPFHDVRVLIVGQDPYPTPGHAVGLSFSVAPDVRPIPKSLVNIYKEYAEDLGYPLPSNGDLTPWADQGVLLLNRALTVQPGKSNSHQGKGWEEVTEQAIKALAARSEPMVAILWGRNARNLRPMLGEVPCIESAHPSPLSAHNGFFGSRPFSRANQLLEQQGAAPVDWKLP from the coding sequence GTGACCGCACGACCGCTGCAGGACATCGTCGAGGCAGGCTGGGCCGAGGCCCTCGAACCGGTGGCGCCGCAGGTGTCCGCGATGGGGGAGTTCCTCCGCGCGGAGATCGCCGCGGGCCGGACGTACCTGCCGGCGGGTGAACACGTGCTGCGGGCGTTCAAGCAGCCGTTCCACGACGTGCGCGTGCTGATCGTGGGGCAGGACCCGTACCCGACGCCCGGGCACGCGGTGGGCCTGAGCTTCTCGGTGGCGCCGGACGTCCGGCCGATCCCGAAGAGCCTGGTCAACATCTACAAGGAGTACGCCGAGGACCTCGGGTACCCGCTGCCTTCGAACGGCGACCTGACGCCGTGGGCCGATCAGGGCGTGCTGCTGCTCAACAGGGCGCTGACCGTGCAGCCCGGCAAGTCGAACTCGCACCAGGGCAAGGGCTGGGAAGAGGTCACCGAGCAGGCGATCAAGGCCCTCGCGGCGCGCTCGGAGCCGATGGTGGCGATCCTGTGGGGCCGCAACGCGCGCAACCTGCGCCCGATGCTGGGCGAGGTGCCGTGCATCGAATCGGCCCACCCGAGCCCGCTTTCGGCGCACAACGGCTTCTTCGGGTCACGGCCGTTCAGCCGCGCGAACCAGCTGCTGGAGCAGCAGGGCGCGGCGCCGGTCGACTGGAAACTCCCGTAG
- a CDS encoding alpha/beta fold hydrolase — MNVTSADGTTIAFDQRGSGAPVILVGGAFNDRTTVSGLAEVLAGDFTTIAYDRRGRGDSGDAPEYAFEREIEDIAALIAHAGGSASVFGHSSGAVLALEAAAAGLPIDKLVAYEPPYATAEEARGDVLEKVRAQLAAGDRDGAVATFLMVAGTPAEMVEGMKQAPVWGWFTGLAHTLPYDLTICGPGAHPRTENLAKIAIPTLVIGGGASPEALQAGARVAASAVPGARHETLAGQDHGVLQFPETLKPLLLDFLK; from the coding sequence ATGAACGTCACATCGGCCGACGGCACGACCATCGCCTTCGACCAGCGCGGCTCCGGGGCGCCGGTGATCCTGGTCGGCGGCGCGTTCAACGACCGGACGACGGTCTCGGGCCTGGCCGAGGTGCTGGCCGGGGATTTCACGACGATCGCCTACGACCGGCGTGGCCGCGGGGACAGCGGGGACGCTCCCGAGTACGCGTTCGAGCGGGAGATCGAGGACATCGCGGCGCTGATCGCGCACGCGGGCGGGTCGGCGTCGGTGTTCGGGCACTCGTCGGGGGCGGTGCTGGCCCTGGAAGCGGCGGCGGCCGGTCTCCCGATCGACAAGCTGGTGGCGTACGAGCCGCCGTACGCGACCGCGGAGGAGGCCCGCGGCGACGTGCTGGAGAAGGTGCGGGCGCAGCTCGCGGCGGGCGACCGCGACGGCGCGGTGGCGACGTTCCTGATGGTCGCGGGCACGCCGGCGGAGATGGTCGAGGGGATGAAGCAGGCCCCGGTGTGGGGCTGGTTCACGGGGCTGGCGCACACGCTGCCGTACGACCTGACGATCTGCGGCCCCGGCGCCCACCCGCGCACGGAGAACCTGGCGAAGATCGCGATCCCGACCCTGGTCATCGGCGGCGGTGCGAGCCCGGAAGCCCTCCAGGCGGGCGCGCGCGTGGCGGCGTCGGCGGTGCCGGGCGCCCGGCACGAGACCCTGGCGGGGCAGGACCACGGGGTGCTGCAGTTCCCGGAGACGCTGAAGCCGCTCCTGCTGGACTTCCTGAAGTAA
- the rpmB gene encoding 50S ribosomal protein L28 has translation MAAVCDVCGKGPGFGKSVSHSHRRTNRRWNPNIQTVHAKVGVSQRKRLNVCTSCIKAGKVVRG, from the coding sequence GTGGCTGCCGTGTGCGACGTCTGTGGCAAGGGACCCGGCTTCGGCAAGTCGGTCTCGCACTCCCACCGCCGTACCAACCGCCGGTGGAACCCGAACATCCAGACCGTCCACGCCAAGGTGGGTGTGTCCCAGCGCAAGCGCTTGAACGTGTGCACCTCGTGCATCAAGGCGGGCAAGGTCGTTCGCGGGTAA
- a CDS encoding DAK2 domain-containing protein: MRVLDVAAVSAWATGCVHSLASLRPAIDEINVYPVADSDTGSNMLFTMTGAAKELEAAQPKDAAEALKILARGAVASAKGNSGVILSQVVRGLADSAQGELDGSWLAKALGHADEVATGAVSRPVAGTILTVLHAVALALRGDTRSLAEVAREAAKEAAHALEKTPLQLPALARAGVVDAGARGLVAVLDALVGVLTGTALERDHALEVPTAEELTYAWEVMYLLDGVDEQSLPTLRKELSGLGDSVTVAGDGSGSHAVHVHCADIGAAIEAGLGLGRPRKIRVEPLLTPTPIEPGGGLDRTVVAVVHGGELAELLRAESIPVLAVAEGETPSVEDVIGLLNEAAGRHVTVLPGSVALTAAVDTAAGHAMAADRDVVVIPCVSPVQVLAALAVHDAGRRTNDDVVAMAEAAAATRRGELRIAREESLTWVGRAQSGDVVGLIDDEVVLIEPAPASETNLVAAAMNVLNRMLALGGELVTVLSGAAAPPGVAEELAEQLRLEHPEVELAGYASGQAEAVLLMGVE, translated from the coding sequence GTGCGGGTGCTGGACGTGGCTGCGGTGTCGGCCTGGGCGACGGGCTGCGTGCACAGTCTCGCGAGCCTGCGGCCGGCCATCGACGAGATCAACGTCTACCCCGTCGCCGACTCCGACACCGGCTCCAACATGCTCTTCACGATGACCGGCGCGGCGAAGGAACTCGAAGCCGCGCAACCGAAGGACGCCGCCGAGGCGCTGAAGATCCTCGCGCGCGGCGCCGTGGCTTCGGCCAAGGGCAACTCCGGCGTGATCCTCTCCCAGGTCGTGCGCGGGCTGGCCGACAGCGCCCAGGGTGAGCTCGACGGCTCGTGGCTGGCCAAGGCGCTCGGGCACGCCGACGAGGTCGCCACCGGCGCTGTGAGCCGCCCGGTCGCCGGGACGATCCTCACCGTCCTGCACGCCGTCGCGCTGGCCCTGCGCGGCGACACCCGGTCGCTGGCCGAGGTCGCCCGAGAGGCCGCGAAGGAGGCCGCGCACGCCCTCGAGAAGACGCCCCTGCAGCTGCCCGCGCTGGCCCGCGCCGGCGTCGTCGACGCGGGGGCCCGCGGGCTCGTCGCCGTGCTCGACGCGCTGGTCGGGGTGCTCACCGGCACCGCGCTCGAACGGGACCACGCGCTGGAAGTGCCCACCGCCGAGGAGCTGACCTACGCCTGGGAGGTCATGTACCTGCTCGACGGCGTCGACGAGCAGAGCCTGCCGACCCTGCGCAAGGAGCTGAGTGGCCTCGGCGACAGCGTCACCGTGGCCGGCGACGGCTCGGGCAGCCACGCCGTGCACGTCCACTGCGCCGACATCGGCGCCGCCATCGAGGCCGGGCTCGGCCTGGGCCGCCCGCGCAAGATCCGGGTCGAGCCGCTGCTCACGCCGACGCCGATCGAGCCCGGTGGCGGGCTCGACCGCACGGTCGTCGCGGTGGTGCACGGCGGTGAGCTGGCCGAGCTGCTACGCGCCGAGAGCATCCCGGTGCTGGCCGTGGCCGAAGGCGAAACCCCGAGCGTCGAGGACGTGATCGGCCTGCTCAACGAAGCCGCCGGGCGGCACGTCACCGTGCTGCCGGGCAGCGTCGCGCTCACCGCGGCGGTCGACACGGCGGCTGGGCACGCCATGGCCGCCGACCGGGACGTCGTGGTCATCCCGTGCGTCTCGCCGGTGCAGGTGCTGGCCGCCCTCGCCGTGCACGACGCCGGGCGCCGCACCAACGACGACGTCGTCGCGATGGCCGAAGCGGCCGCCGCGACCAGGCGTGGCGAACTGCGGATCGCGCGCGAGGAGTCGCTAACCTGGGTGGGCCGGGCCCAGTCCGGCGACGTGGTCGGCCTGATCGACGACGAGGTGGTGCTGATCGAGCCGGCACCGGCGTCGGAGACGAACCTGGTCGCGGCCGCGATGAACGTGCTGAACCGGATGCTCGCGCTCGGCGGTGAGCTGGTGACGGTGCTGAGCGGGGCCGCCGCCCCGCCCGGGGTCGCCGAAGAGCTCGCCGAGCAGCTGCGGCTGGAGCACCCGGAGGTGGAGCTGGCCGGCTACGCCAGTGGTCAGGCGGAAGCCGTGCTGCTGATGGGAGTCGAATAG